In the genome of Nocardioides sp. NBC_00368, the window ATCATTAATGTCGAAGGGGTTGGCGCTCCGCCGATCGACGAGCGTTCCGCTGGCGTTGCCGCAGCCTGCTTGTTCCGCGGGATGAGTGATCCCTCGCGCGTAGCGATCCTGCGGCACCTGCTCCTGGGGGAGCACCGCGTGGCGGATCTGACCCAACACCTCGGATTGGCCCAGTCCACGGTCTCGAAGCACCTGGCCTGCCTTCGCGACTGCGGGCTGGTCGAGTCCCGGTCGGTCGGACGGTCGTCGGTGTACTCGCTGACGCATCGCGACGCGGTGCTCAAGGTGTTCGCGGCCGCAGAAGAGCTTCTGGCTGCCACTGGAGACGCCGTCGTGTTGTGTCCGGTCAACGGTGAGGAGGCGGCACAGTGACCACCGATCTTCCCGCCCCGGTCTTCACTGGAGACCAAGCAAGGCGCAAGCGGCTGGGCCGCCGTGCTCAACTGTTGGCCGCCGCGTCCGTGAGCTACAACGTGATCGAGGCAGTCATCGCGATCAGTGCCGGGCTGATCGCCGGGTCTGTCGCGCTGGTCGGATTCGGCCTGGACTCGATCGTGGAGGTCAGCAGTGGCCTGATCATCTTGTGGCAGTTCCGGCATCCGCTTCCGGAGTCTCGCGAGCGGCAGGCGTTGCGCCTGATGGCGTTGTCCTTCTTCGCACTCGCCGGCTACGTGACGTTCGAGTCCGTCCGCGCGCTGCTGAGTGGTGATGCACCGGAAAGCTCGCCGGTCGGGATCGCTCTGGCTGTGGCCTCGCTTGTGATCATGCCGTTCCTGTCCTGGGCGCAGCGGCGCACGGGGCGAGCGCTCGGGTCGAACGCCGTTGTCGCGGACTCCACGCAGACCTTGCTGTGCACCTACCTGTCGGCGGTCCTCCTTGCGGGCCTGCTTCTCAATGCTGCGCTCGGATGGGCGTGGGCCGACCCGATCGCGGGTCTCGTCATCGCCGCCGTCGCGGTGCGGGAAGGACTCGAGGCGTGGCGTGGAGAGGGATGCGCGTGCGGACCTGATCTGCCGGCCGACCTCGACACCGCCTCCGGCGGCTGCGCTGACGGATGCTGCAACGACGAGGGGAGGCTCTGATGGGCGGCCACGGACACGGACACGGACATGCGCCCGCCGCCGGGCATGCCGGTTCCCGCTACCGCGTGAGGTTGACGGCGGCGTTTGGCCTGGTCGCCGCATTCTTCCTGGTCGAGCTGGTCGCGGGATTGCTCTCCGGGTCTCTCGCCCTCGTCTCCGATGCCGGCCACATGGCCGCGGATGTGGTCGCTCTGGGGGCTGCGCTCGTCGCCACCAGGATCGCCACCAGGCCAGACACGACCGGCCGCAGGACGTACGGCTCCTACCGCGCTGAGGTGTTCGCCTCCGGCCTCACCGTCTTGATCATGCTCGGCGTGTCCGCCTACGTCGTCGCCGAGTCGGTCGCCCGGATCGGGGAGTCGCCGGAGCCGGCATCGGGCACGATGCTGGTCGTTGGTGTCATCGGCCTGGCGGTGAACGTCGTCTCGATGCTCCTGCTCCGCTCCGGTTCGACCGAGTCGCTCAACGTCAAGGGCGCCTACTACGAAGTCGTTGCCGATGCTGCCGGCAGCGTTGGGGTCATCCTGGCCGCGATCCTGGTCGCGGCAACCGGAAACGGCCTGTGGGACACCGCCGTGGCTCTGGCGATCGGCATCTTCGTGGCCGTACGTGCTGTCGTGCTCGGCCGCGAGGTCCTCGCCGTTCTCGGCCAGCACGTGCCCGACGGCGTCAGTCTGGACGAGGTCGTCACCGGTCTGGAGGCCATCGACGGCGTGAGCGAGGTCCACGATCTGCACATCTGGACCCTCACCTCCGGCATGAATGTGGCCACTGCCCATTTGGTCACCAGCGCAGGCGTGTCGCCCGATGACGTGCTGACTCGGGCCCAAGCGCTGCTCGCCACGGAGCACCGGATCGAGCACGCGACGTTGCAGGTCGAGCAGGCGCCGACGGCGCAGTGTCACGAGGTCAACTGGTAGGGACTCGTGCCGGCCAGGCGGGTCGGTACAGCCTTGCCGGTCATCGTGCACGCGAGAGCCGTTGCGAGATGGGTTTCCATGATCACCAAGGTGCAGGCACGGGGACGCTATCTCGCCGAGAACTCCCAATGCCATGGTTCCGGTTTCGACCCGTCGCTGCGTGCCCACTGGGGGTTGTCCCAGCCCAGGTCGGGACCGTTGCGCCGCAGCCACGCGTGAGTAGCTGACGAGTAGGACTCGGCACCGCCGCAGAGGTCCAGCGCGATCCCCCAGCCGTGGCGGCTCGTGCCGGGGTCTGCTGCCAGGTCCGGCTTGGCTTCGAACACCTGCTCCTGCGCTTCGATACTCCGGTAGGAGTCGGTCACGCAGATGCCTTCGCCGAACTCAGAACGGTAGCGGTCGTCGAGCCGCGACCAGGCCTCGGCGGCATCGGGGTGAAGAGCGTGGGAGCTGCCGACCGGGAGCTCGCACAGCTCTCCCGCCGGCAGGCTTCCGTTGGGATGAGAGGTGGCCTGGTCCGAGGCAGTGCAGGACCGGAGCCATGCCGGATCACCATCCCGCTTGGGCTTGGTCCTCGTGCTCGGGGCGCCTCGCGTGACCGGCTTGCGACGATCTGTCGCTGCGTTCGGGGATGCCTCCACGGCTTCGGTCGGTCGGGCGCTTGCCGGAGCCTGTGCTCCGGAATCGGTGACTGCAGCGCGTTCGTCCTGAGTGACCGCAGACGCCACGGTGAAGGCAGCCGCGGTGGCTACCACCGCTCCGGCCGCAAGCCCAGAGGGCCCGAGCGAGCCCGGCGATCGCCGCTCGCCGCTCCATCGTCGTCGCGACAGCCTTTCGGCACGGTGTCGTCCCTGGGGTCGTCGACTCATGTTCCTCACGTGGTTGTCTTTGCGGCACCCCATGGCTCCCTGTCTCCCGCATGAACGCGAGCGATTGGCCAGCTCTCGGGGCGGCCCCACAATCTACTATTCGACATCGGAGACCGTCGAACCCGAGTGGCAGACCACGGAAACTCTCATAAAGACCACAGGGAACTCTCATAGAGAACGTAACGCTCCCGGACGGGATCTCTTGACCAGTGCCGGTGTTGCCCTCCCCCACGGATGCACGAGACCAGACACCTACTATCCTACTAAGTAGGCTAGTACGAACAGTCCTGGCGACCTCAAGAACGAGGGGACAGGACCGTGCGAAGGGGATCCATGCTTGAGCAGAATGACAAGGGCTCGACAAGTCGAGGCCGGCTCCTCGCCGTGGTGGCGGTGGCCTTGGTCGTTGCGTTCGGCGCAGTCATCGGAGCGGCCATGTTCCTCCGAGATGGCCCCGGCCAGAGCTCGGCCGCTTCCCCGGGTGGTGACTCTGTCGAGGAGTACAGAGCCGGCGACCGCAGACCGGTCGGGAGTATCCGAGGTGGGCTTCTCGACGGTGGCACTTTCTCCAGCGCCGAGGTGAGCGGAGTCGTCGTATACAACGTGTGGGGCTCATGGTGCGCGCCGTGTCGTACCGAGGCGCCGGTACTACGTCGGCTCTCGACGGAGTTTGCGACATCGGGTGTCAGGTTCATCGGCATCAATGTTCGTGACAATGATCAGGCGGCCCGCGCTTTCGAACGCACCTATGACATCGCTTACCCGAGTATCACCACCGCATCGGCGCCCGATGCCCTCCTCGCGTTCGGTAGCGCGTTTCCACCACGCGCCGTTCCGAGCACATTCGTCGTCGACGCAGAGGGCAGGCTCGCTGCTCGGATCCTGGGCCCGGCCAAGTACTCGACTCTCAAGGCATTGGTCACGCGAACGCTGGAGGCATCGGGGCCCACGTCGTGATGCGCTCACCTGAGTTCGGCCCGGGGAGGGTGCAGTCATCCCGGCCTGAGGAAGCGCGCATCTCTTGGGGGTGGGGTCGCTGGGCTTGGAGGAAGCTGACTGCGATGCGTACCGCAGTCATTCTGCTCGCGCTGCTCGCCCTAGCGGCGATCCCCGGCTCGTTGTTGCCTCAGCGCGGTGTAGCCAGCGACCCCTTCGCGGTGACTCAGTACCAGCGAGACCACCCCGACTTGGCGCCTTGGCTCGACAGGTTCGGCATGTTCGAGGTCTATGCGTCGCCATGGTTCGCGGCGATATACATCCTGCTGCTGGTCTCGATGACGGGCTGTGTCCTACCTCGCACCCGCCAGTTGTGGCGATCCGCACGAAGTAGCCCACCCGCGGCTCCGCGCAACCTGGCCCGCCTGCACGGGCACCGAAGCTGGTCCAGCCGCCTCGACGCCGAGGAGTTGCTCGACACCGCAGCACGGCACCTGCGCCGTCGGGGCTTTCGAGTGGTCATGGACGCCGATCAAGTGCGAGCCGAGAAGGGCTACCTTCGGGAAGTGGGGAACTTGATGTTCCATCTTTCACTGCTCGTCCTCCTCTTTGGCGTCGCCGCAGGCAAATTGCTTGGGTATGAGGGCCGGGTCGCGGTCATCGAAGGATCATCGTTCACCAACGTCCGTGCCCTCTACGACGGCTTCGCTCGCTCACCTTGGACCGACGTTGACGACCTCGAACCGTTCACGCTCCGGCTCGAGGACTTCATGGCAACGTACGAATTGACGGGACCAAAGGCCGGAGAACCCAGGGACTTCAAGGCGAACATCTCCTACCGCACATCCGACAGCAGTCCCGAGCGTCAAACGACAGTCTCGCCGAATCAACCCCTCGTTGTTCGCGGCACGAAGGTGTTTCTGACCGGTCACGGCTACGCGCCCAAGGTCACGGTCCGCGACGGAACCGGTGCGGTGGTCTTCACAGGTCCGGTGATCTTCCTGCCCAAGGACTCCGCACTCGCCTCCGACGGAGTCGTGAAGGCTCCCGACGCGCGCCCCGTACAGATCGCGTTCCAGGGAACCTTCCTGCCCACCGCTGCGATCGACGAGTCAGGGCCGTACTCGG includes:
- a CDS encoding cation diffusion facilitator family transporter is translated as MTTDLPAPVFTGDQARRKRLGRRAQLLAAASVSYNVIEAVIAISAGLIAGSVALVGFGLDSIVEVSSGLIILWQFRHPLPESRERQALRLMALSFFALAGYVTFESVRALLSGDAPESSPVGIALAVASLVIMPFLSWAQRRTGRALGSNAVVADSTQTLLCTYLSAVLLAGLLLNAALGWAWADPIAGLVIAAVAVREGLEAWRGEGCACGPDLPADLDTASGGCADGCCNDEGRL
- a CDS encoding ArsR/SmtB family transcription factor, coding for MAIINVEGVGAPPIDERSAGVAAACLFRGMSDPSRVAILRHLLLGEHRVADLTQHLGLAQSTVSKHLACLRDCGLVESRSVGRSSVYSLTHRDAVLKVFAAAEELLAATGDAVVLCPVNGEEAAQ
- a CDS encoding cation diffusion facilitator family transporter, giving the protein MRLTAAFGLVAAFFLVELVAGLLSGSLALVSDAGHMAADVVALGAALVATRIATRPDTTGRRTYGSYRAEVFASGLTVLIMLGVSAYVVAESVARIGESPEPASGTMLVVGVIGLAVNVVSMLLLRSGSTESLNVKGAYYEVVADAAGSVGVILAAILVAATGNGLWDTAVALAIGIFVAVRAVVLGREVLAVLGQHVPDGVSLDEVVTGLEAIDGVSEVHDLHIWTLTSGMNVATAHLVTSAGVSPDDVLTRAQALLATEHRIEHATLQVEQAPTAQCHEVNW
- the resB gene encoding cytochrome c biogenesis protein ResB, whose amino-acid sequence is MRTAVILLALLALAAIPGSLLPQRGVASDPFAVTQYQRDHPDLAPWLDRFGMFEVYASPWFAAIYILLLVSMTGCVLPRTRQLWRSARSSPPAAPRNLARLHGHRSWSSRLDAEELLDTAARHLRRRGFRVVMDADQVRAEKGYLREVGNLMFHLSLLVLLFGVAAGKLLGYEGRVAVIEGSSFTNVRALYDGFARSPWTDVDDLEPFTLRLEDFMATYELTGPKAGEPRDFKANISYRTSDSSPERQTTVSPNQPLVVRGTKVFLTGHGYAPKVTVRDGTGAVVFTGPVIFLPKDSALASDGVVKAPDARPVQIAFQGTFLPTAAIDESGPYSAFPKAIDPQLFLTAFTGDLGLGDGTPQSVFTLDKSGLSQVQTDDKPFSQALSPGETMSLPDGNGSLTFDGLAQFANFQIAYDPGKEVSLVAAVLLLVGLTMSLAIPRRRLWVRVTNTDDGNHIELASLPLARREAPVSESRDLIAALDGPTTKSPEDDGT
- a CDS encoding TlpA family protein disulfide reductase, with product MLEQNDKGSTSRGRLLAVVAVALVVAFGAVIGAAMFLRDGPGQSSAASPGGDSVEEYRAGDRRPVGSIRGGLLDGGTFSSAEVSGVVVYNVWGSWCAPCRTEAPVLRRLSTEFATSGVRFIGINVRDNDQAARAFERTYDIAYPSITTASAPDALLAFGSAFPPRAVPSTFVVDAEGRLAARILGPAKYSTLKALVTRTLEASGPTS
- a CDS encoding M15 family metallopeptidase: MEASPNAATDRRKPVTRGAPSTRTKPKRDGDPAWLRSCTASDQATSHPNGSLPAGELCELPVGSSHALHPDAAEAWSRLDDRYRSEFGEGICVTDSYRSIEAQEQVFEAKPDLAADPGTSRHGWGIALDLCGGAESYSSATHAWLRRNGPDLGWDNPQWARSDGSKPEPWHWEFSAR